Within the Malus sylvestris chromosome 4, drMalSylv7.2, whole genome shotgun sequence genome, the region TCTTTATTATGAAtctttaattaatatgttagtctaatctttgaattttttttttcaattgataTGTTGCTGAGGCAATGGAGTTTGAAGAAGATCTGAAAATTGGAATGGTGGTGCATTCAGACGTTGAAGCTTTTCAGGTATGCAAAGCTTATGCTTTGAGGAAGGGGTTCAATTTTCGTAAAAGGCATATTCGAAGAGATAAATCAAATAATGTTACGCAACGAGATTTTTTGTTTTCCAAGGGTTTCCACTATTTAAAGACTTATGCAATGACAACATGATTGATAAAATAACTACACAAATAGGTTGCAAGGCTAAAAACATAGAGCTCAAGGATTGAagatggatgaattgaagagacGATgtgtgtggagccaaaaatattcactaggcaacacgtggatttttggacaaaagaggacaaaaattcCCTTGAAAAAAAtactgggattcctacgcgcgagcagcgggcaatcatcctcaaccaagtaaaaaatgctccaaaatagAGGTAAACAATTCAAAGTCTATCTAATCAAATCCCTTTTTGCAAGGTAACCTCCAAAATAATGTTACTTGGttcattaatggattaattacccaattaatccattaaatatcaattaaatctaggggtgggttcaaaaaaccgaaaaccgaaaaaaactgaaaaccaaaccAGACTgaggccgaaaaaaaccgaaccgaaactgtcaaaccaaaccgaaccaaatctGGTCagttcggtttcgatttttgaggtttggaaaccgaaccaaatcgaaccgaaccgatatatatatatttaattatttttttcaatattataaatagtttagtcatacaatcataacaaaacaaaacctgttGCCAAGTTGGTTTCAGGGAAAATTTTCAAGTTGCAGCGCAAGGGTTCGAACCCTCATGCCTTCAACATTTCAAAaacgttttttaatttttttgagaaatcaacaaaaccctTTAAGTTAACCCTAGCTACTAGCAGCCACACCTTTTATTCAttctcctcttctctctctcgttcCCTTCCCTACCGCCAGTGTAACCCTAACTAACCTAGTAACATTCTCGCGCAGCCGAGCCTCCTCTCTGTCTTTCTCaaactctctgtctctcttgGTCTTGAATCCAGGCGACCCGCGACGGCGCGACCCTTCTTACTCTCAATCTCTCACACCTCGCCCTCGCCGTGTGCTTCGGCGACCTCGAACAAGTGAAGGCGATGATCCTGATCCAAGTGGAGCTCACCAACATGGACCTCAAATCCATCTCTTCCAGGTCCTTGCCCGACCCGCATACCCTCCGAAAGTCCTCTCACCTCCTCGGCCCCAAAGTCCTCCAGGTATTGACTCATCTCCGTAATTTCTCTCGTGAATTTTCTGGGTTCTCTTTTGTTGCTGAGAAAATAgataaacagaaagaaaaatgtgAGCTTTCGTCTGtttgtttgttgattatcaGATAGCTTGGGTGAGAGATCCAGGAAGAGGCGATGGACCGATACATAATGTTGATGCCAATGTTGAATACTGTTCTGTGATCAAAACAAAATTAGGGGTTCATCGTATTCTGATGGGTGCTGAAATGGATTGCTGTGATTCAACTGATGATGGAAGGAGGTTTTATGTGGAATTAAAGACAAGCCATGAGGTTGAGATATGTTTTTCTTCACTTTCCGTTACatgcaatttttttcttttctgagtTTTCTTATGTAACTTACTGTAATTTCTCATTCAATTGTGCAGTTGGACAACCATAAGATAGAGTACGAGTTTGAGAAAGAGAAGCTCCTCAAATTTTGGGTACATTACTGTTTTATTacctaaaaagtaaaaacacaCAGGGTCTTCAATAGCTTTTGTTAGAGATTGACATGCATAGTTGCAGAATTTAGATTGTACCTCAGTCTTGTCTGGTTTTCTCAAGGAATTGGTTGTCATTGTCTATAGTCCATTTCCTATTTATATTGCTTTAAAAGAGTTAACCCGTCTTTTATATTTTCATCAGGCTTCTGTAAAATCTGTAATTGTAAAAAGAGTTGACACCGAGTCACACCTCAGTACAACATAAACTTGATGTTTATGCCCAAACAAATATCTATGACGAGCATCAGCGGTCACAATGGGcttggtgtgtgtgttgtgttgtgttgaATAACTGAAAAAGGATGACTCTGAATGTaaactttcatattttcattttttttttaaatttttggaggaagaaaaaaaaaaccgaaaaaaaactgaaaccgaaccgaaaaaaccaaaccgaaaaaaaaaccgaaccgaaaaaaaattggaccaaaccaaaccgaaccgaaccgaaatttcggtttggtttcggttttgacaaaaaaccgaaccgatcagaaccgaacccagccaTAATTTAAATCATCCAAATTAACCACCAAAATATATCCCATTCAACCCTAAAAATAGGCaatggccggccacctcccTTTCTTCCtaacttttttcatttttctccattttattaccccatttacacaaataatcaattttgtaaCCAACAATTTATTCTTtagggtttaattagccaataaattgactaattaaaccaaaatcatAACCACAAAATCCCTTcaaagtgttcattcgtggCTAAGCCCGCAAGGAGCATCCTCCAACTCATATTGGAGTAGGCAACACGACgaacggagagaagcagtcactcaatccagctcaagttcaaccagcagcttgcgaagaactcgctcgcctgctaggaatgcATCATATGCACTGCTGCGACACaaacgagccaaacacatggaagagctgcctagaccagcaagtcatggctgggggcagccgagagttccgttacccccaacaaaggtaaattcaagaagaagtagaaagactcttgaccaagcgattgcacgATTTCTAATGTAACAAGGTTACTGATGaagcactacgacggaacatgaccaacataagtaggtcacccttcacggacaagATCGagtaggcagagcctccacgtgagttcagcatgccacatttcacatctttcaaaggggatgaagaccaggagagacacttaaagcactaccgaagtgcaatgatcctttatcaaaACAACGAAgacctcatgtgcaagatattcaccactactttacaaggcgaggcgcaagattggttctacatcCTGCttccacaatccatccggaatttctacgaactttctttggttttcaccagagaatattcatcttatcgcTCGATAAAAAAGAAGTCCAACCATTTGTTTGacatcaagaagaacccaaatgagtcacTTCATGACTATGTGAGGAGATTCAAAGCAGATAAGGCAAGAATAGTCGAAGGCagcgactcgatagctagagcagccttccaaaaaggccttccagcagaccacccgctattcgaaaAATTAATCATGAAATAAGATCTAACtatggcagactcttttgctttggcagaaaagcatgcactttgggacgaggctcgccaatgcacattcaaggacttgaagaagtacccgacatccctccctagaagcagtggaagacttattcgcatgtttgatgGTATcaaaagtagcaataagctctaccatcatgcgagaagagttGGGGGCCCAACTACCCGTATTCTacagttacctgtattctacagttcaaaagctctcctcgatgctattaaaaattcaaaagctaactttggcgatagttg harbors:
- the LOC126618040 gene encoding NAD-capped RNA hydrolase DXO1-like, whose amino-acid sequence is MILIQVELTNMDLKSISSRSLPDPHTLRKSSHLLGPKVLQIAWVRDPGRGDGPIHNVDANVEYCSVIKTKLGVHRILMGAEMDCCDSTDDGRRFYVELKTSHELDNHKIEYEFEKEKLLKFWVHYCFIT